From the genome of Maniola hyperantus chromosome 9, iAphHyp1.2, whole genome shotgun sequence:
ctatgtattatcatattattacagGTGCCTGTCTGTTTACGagcctatcatcatcatgatcaacccatcaccggctcactacagagcacgggtctcctctcagagtgagtagggttttggccatagtctaccacgctggccatgtgcggattggtagacttcacacacctttgagaacattatgcagaactctcaggaatgcaggtttcctcacgatgttttccttcaccgttaaagcaagtgatatttaattaattaaaacgcacataactccgaaaagttagaggtgcgtgccccggatcgaacccccgacctccgattagaaggcggacgtcctaaccactaggctatcatagctacGAGCCTATACGCCCGGTCAATAGTTGCCCGGCAACTCGGTCGACGGCGACAGTTAAATTCTGTGATTTGTATGGAAGTTGCCGAGTCTGTACGCCCAGACGCTTTTTAGTTCCTGTTGGCACGGAAAGCTAAAAAGTATCTGAGGAATTAAGTTACAGACAGAACCAATGAAAAATCTCAACAGCAGttcttttaataatatgttaatttaaaaagcTTACCTCAGTATATCCAATAGATTTCAACTCGGCGATGCTGCAAGGGTAGAGATCCAAGAACTTGTATCTATCTACCAACTGAGCCGTTTCTTTGCCTTCGAACTCTTTGATCtgtacaaatttaaaaaaaaaattgttgagaCAATAGTGTTTTCCACAATTTCTGTTAAGGTCTGATAATATGATAGGAATCGGAGAAAAAAATCCAAgtattgaaaatctaaatattatattaaaggaaaaattgactgactgactgatctatcaacgcacagctcaaactacggacagatcgagctgaaatttggcatgcagatagctattatgacgtgggcatccgctaagaaaggatttttgaaaattcaacacctaagggggtaaaatacagggttgaaatttgtgtagtccacgaattcgcgagcataagctagtcaaatataAAATCTAAGGCGAACTTCCATCACAAGCGAAGGTTTACTCTGTCTCGCTCTCTCATATGGGGCGTAATACGCGCTACCCAGCCAATGAGGTGTCGCGCTCGTTCGATTTTTCTCTATCTGCCATTTAAGTTCCCATCCAAAACGTCAGTTAAGAAAAGCTACGTTAAATAAATGtcattcaaattaaaaaaaaattgtagctaTATATATCGattcaataaaatgcaacaagtttctctacgtgataaaatcagaaatgaggagatccgtaggagaactagagtaaccgacatagctcaacgggttgcgaagctaaagtggcgacgggcagggcacatagttcgaaaaaccgatagacgttggggtcacaaggtgctagaatggggacctcgcaccggaaagcgcagcgttggaagaccctgccactaggtggacagacgacagaagcgagtcgcagggagccgctggattcgggcgatgcaagactgtggcgtatggaagtccctacaagagacctatgttcagcagtggacgtctatcggttgataatgatgatgatggtgagtACAACGTACCTTTTCAAGGACCGCCTGTCTTCGTTTCTCCACCTTCACAATACTGACCAAGTCACCAATGTTGGACTCAAACTCCAGAAATCTGTTCCAAATATCCACCGAGCTCTCCGGTTTGAGACTGCCCGACGAAAGAACACGCTCGAATAGTACGCGCGTGTTGTTGTCCTCTGTCGAAGTGTACAATTTAAATTACTGAGATCCATAGTGAACTTATTgcaaaaacttgaataaaacaaaatatacttcTCATCAAAAAATTCTAAACATTTCGAAACTAAAAGGTGTTGCGagttatttagatttttttttgaagtttGGATGTTGTAGCACTGACAATAAATGAAATCAAAAACATCGataagacaatttttttaactatttgcAAAGATCGTGCGGAAATATTTTTCTTGCCTCGCcttctctttaattttctacttagcGCATTTGTAACATAAATTACTATTATAGAACCAAATtcactaccaatattataaaagcgaaagttgtttgttggtttattggtttgtccttcagtcacgccgcaacgaagcaacggatcggcgcgagatttttaaagctaaaatctggagagtgatataggctactttttatcccgatttccggataatcaaagagtttccacagaatttttaataacctaaatttACACGGAtcaagtcgcggtcatcagatagtaggtatagtaaaaataatatggcTCACCATTAAGATGCGACAAGTAGTCAATATAGCAAAGTACATATTCGGGGCAGTGCGAGAACTTCTTGAGGCCGAGCTCGAAGATACGGAACGCGATGTTCTTGTCCTTCGAGCAATAGTACTCCATCAGCGCCGCCGCGACAAACACGTGGTACTGGGACCTGAACCACACAACGTAATATGTTTAAGTCAAAGAAAAAATCTACACGTTATCTAGTAAAGTGACTGTTATTACACCGCTATCGAAACTGTAAAGTCCACTATTACCGCACACATGCAATAAAACATTACCGCCCAGTTGTCCACCTACAGAGATCGTGCGgcaataatgttattattatatagtacACACTTACGCAGCGCTGCACGACGCGGCCATGTCTTGCTCCGTACAAACTCATATAAAATACATTTGCCGcgccgcgtcgcgcagcgcagaaTAAGTGCATTTGGACTTTTAGGTTGGAGGCCGAACTATGGACATACCGGCTGTATAATGAAACGGATTTTAACATTGAGGGTTCCGCTGTTTTTTGGCATTTGTGGTGTGgataaaatgacaaaaatctAACATTTCCAATACGTTCTTAAACATCAAAACACATTGCAGTATTCGGCCGTAAGGTAGTTTCTGGATGGTTGGATGGACTGGAAAAAAATGCTGTTAGGAAGAATCTGGTGCAGAAATTGGTAGACTGTATAAATAgaaacataataaattaattgcaTTGCGTATGCTATGACATTTTGGATTTAGTACCGGTATAAAGAAAACATGATTTACCTGGGATCTTCCCTGGCGCGTTTGAACACGGTCCTAGCGGATTTGATGCCCTCGGCTCGGCGCGCGAACTTCATGTACTGCACGTAGGCTAGTGTGGGCTCGATGTCTTCCATGTCCAGATAGCGCGTATACACTTGATGGACCTATAAATAAGAGTTAGATTAGTTAAGCTGTACCCAGTGCGGTTAGATAGAGACTAGGAGCGAGTCGGTGGAAGGGGGGAGGGAGAGGATGGGGTTGGCTCACACCCTATCCCATTTCGACCAAGCGGTACACCCTTCGTAAAGTATTGAGTATTGAGCTAAAAAATAACCTAACAGCTCAGTGATCAGGGAGGAGACTGAAGTCAAAGTTTCAACCACACCCTGTGTTATTGCCGTAAAAACTAGAACATGCTTTACGCTTTGAGTTAGAGGCCCAAGGCAGAAAGTAAGGGTTACTTTCTGCCTTGGGCCTTGCTATAATACAATATGGCAGGTAGATTACTATGATCAGAGGCAAACAGGTGGAGTAAATGATGAGAATGAGAATTTCCAGAACAGGACTTTATTCTTATATAACAGTGGTACCtggtgctcgattgcggtagaatgacagctacaatgacaCGATcccaatcacctctgattggttgatgctcgctcactatcagctacaacgcattgttgcaacaagaatcgcacaaattcagccaatcagaacaatcgagattgtaataatgattgatgcaggtttttcaaaatcgacCTACTGTTGTCAAAagacaaaatttaaaaagattGAAATAAAAGTGCTAAGTACCTTATTATAATGCAGTCTGCTCTCCTCGTAATCCGCGTGGGCGAAGTGCAGCAGTGTGGATTGTTTGAGCGGGCCGCTCGTAGCTCGCTCGTATACAGCGGCCGCCTCGTCAGAGAACAGGCGGGCAGCGTTTGAGTCCTAATTATGTGAACAATAATAACTTTTGAAATATTTCAAACTCAAAATAAATTTACTTAAACGGACCTGCAAAGACAAGTCTTTATGAATAAACAACTAAGTTACCGGCTGTACTCATATACGGGTTTTGTCGACGTTGTTGTTATGTCTGACAAGTTTCGAACTCGTTCATAGTTTTAATCTGTAAACCTATCAGCATGTCCAGAAACGATTAGACTCTAGAAAGGAGTGACTTGATGTATAAAAGCTTTGTGATATAAGGATGGTGAGATATGCATAAAAAACGCTACTCTATCGCGACGAACAAATTAGCAAAGTACATTAATTGCCCCTATGGTAATCTTGATAGAAATATTGGTATCTTACCCCTTTTTCCTGTAAAAGCTTTGCAGAATGGTCCAGAAACTGCGCGGCTTGATGCCATACATCAGGGTGGTGAGCTAGACACAACAGACACTGCTCTATCGCGAACATGACGCGTCGGGCCACGAGCGCGGTGTCTTCCGAGCGTAGAGGGTTGGATCGCTCCCAGGTTATGTATTTCTTCCACAATTCCACCTGTCAAAGGACAGTTTGCTTTGATGTGAAAATTATGGAAGAATAATAATAAGGTATTAATAAGGCATGGAAGAAAATTTGGAGTGGAAGATATAGAGCTTAATTTATAACTGTGGTTAGTAAAATTCCATATTTAGGATATGCATTAATTATAACCAGAGGTTTCATTCTTTCGCGTGATCGCATTTTATAGATCATTGCTTGATCTATAAAATGCGATCACGCGAAAGAATGAAGCCTCTGGTTATAATTAAAGCATATCCTAAAGTGAATAAACCGTTTCCCTAGTGCGTTTCGCAATAATTCTAAGTGACATCCATATTCTAGTGATATTGTTACTAGCCATAATGCCATTTGTATTCAATTTTACGTGAATAAGTACTTCTGATTCCTTCGACCAAAACAGTTGAACTAGTTTTGTAACTTTTCACATACCagctgaatttttcaaaatcgacATAatcattaaaaacattaaaattatcGTCAAATTCCTTGGATGTTTTACTGGATTGCAGCAGCTTATATACTATCGAACCTGTTTCATTTCCTCTCGGTCGGCGGTGGGCGGCGTAGCGGGCATGTTTCTGTTCAATCCTCGAGTCACTGTCTCCAATTCCTTCGCAACTCTTCGTGCGTTCATGTATTCGCGAGAACGTTCCATTGCCATACGTTCCGCTAAAATGTGTTAGGTATTAGGaataatttttgtataaaaaaatttaagcttcaaagaaaaattatttagaatctTACCAATAATAGTATTGATGCCCTGCTCGAATGCTATGTAGTCTTTCCATAGAGTTTCGATACCGATTATAGGTGTTATAACAGCTCGTTGATAAACCTGTGATTGAGATAATTggattattattgtaaaacaaGTTTTATCTCGTATTGAGTTATACATTATTATCAATCTTCTCTTCATTGTAGGTATTGATTAATTCATTAAATCTCGTGATACTGTAGAACTTTCTAGACGAACCTTCATTGGGTGCTCCTGAATGTTCTACCAGTATTACCAGGTAATACAATATTGATTGCAACAAATATtctgaaattatttttcaatagcgtatatttttattttagaagcGCAGGTTGTCAGTCTTGTGCTGCTGATACCAAACGCATTTTCGGTATTGGGAAATTTATTGCATTCAGCTCTTGCGGTGTGAACGTGCGGGCATCTCATCCGTGATGCGAAATCAGTGATCATCATAACGTAATACCACTCTACTTGTGATcggaagtaggtatttaatcttTGGCATATTTTTAGTTTTCTGAGAGAAAGCTAGAAGTATGCCGCGACCAAATTATTTTCACCTTTCTAACAGCAGATATCTTCTGATTCTCAGCATACGAGCCCACGGCGTCGACAGCTTTTAGAAATGTCACATAGTCGTTCCAGATTGGGTAAGCATGGATATCCAGGCCAATCTTGTCCAACGCAAAGTCGTATGCCTGCGCCATTTTTTCTCTGAAACAGGTATTTAGCTGTAAATGTTTTAATCGCCTAGTAATCGATAATTTTAGAAACTGCATTCTCAGTCTTGTGGGAGTACTAGCAGTCAACTATTTCATACTCATTCAGTAGTCTACATGGACAGGCGTGCTACCAAAGTTTGCCAGCTTCTGTGTGATGATCGAAATGACCTCTGACGACCGACACTATTGACTAGATTGCACAGATGCAGTAAGAATGACATAAATTCAGTCATTTCCAACAATTGCGATCGTCGCAACGTGTCAAACGCTAATTCATCACACTTATCTAGCCCAACAATTTTGACTTACTTTTTGGTCTTCAATATCTTTAATAACATGTTtggaaatttaaatatatataattacaTTAATAGAAATTGTGGCATTCATGTATGGAGTTCCGGAAGGGAGTGTCTTGGGCCGCCTACATTTTCTGATATACATTGATCACTATATAAGCAATACAAGGCTATTTTGCGATGTAGAATACgtacttgtaggtaggtaacatgCATTTCGTTTCCTTAACGTAGTTGAGGTAGAGGCGCCACAGTTCGATGTTCAGGATCTTCATCAAGCATCTCTGAAACAACTGGCGCAGGCACAGAGAATTTTGAAGTGATTAGTTTTTCTAAGTAGTCTGTATAGCATAACTACACTTAGACGTTAGCGTTAACCTGAGTTTGGACACCCGACACGCAGCATAGAATTTAGAGGTATAGACTCAAGTCCCAACGCACTTGAGCagcgctgcgcgacgcggcgTGGCGAAtatagtttactagcttatgctcgcgactgcgttcgcgtggattacacacatttcaaacccctatttcacccccttaggggttgaattttcaaaaatcctttcttagcgaatgcctacgtcataatagctatctggatgcagagtttcagcccgatccgtccagtagtttgagctgtgagcgttgatagatcagtcagtcagtcagtcaccttttttcttttatatatttaaaagagaagatatgagtttgtatggagcaaggtGCTGCACTGCCGCGTAGTGCAAATGCGTTTGGACCTATAAGGGCGTCAGAGGCGTTAAAGTGTGCGGTGAGACCAGCAAGAGACTATGCACCGTCTGGCCGCCACTACTACTCAGAACACTTGTATCGATGCACATTTGATATAGTGCATACCCTGCTTCGTCTGATTAGAGTGGGAACTCAGACCATACATTAATGATGCCATCTACGGAAGAGTGtcaaaattttctaaaaatgtACTCAACAATATTATTAATCTACAGATGGTCAtcagcctatgtccatcccaaTAAATGGCGGAGTGTAATGGAACCATTATTATCAGTGTTCTAAAGAACACTGATTCGTCCAGGCTTAGAAGAAGGCTATTTGAAGAAcaattagaaattttaaaaaaaactagaataaaatcagttcagtactCTGAGATTAACTCTATGTAATAGACAGATTGCTTGCTTTATATTGATATGACGtagaatattaatttaatacataCCCAATGTGCCAATAACAGGAAGATGTTGAGGCTAAAAATTGGCAATTTttcttgatttatttttagttatctCAGTAGTTATCTACTACAATGTTATTTTGGAATCTTAGCGGGCTGGTGTGGTCA
Proteins encoded in this window:
- the su(f) gene encoding protein suppressor of forked — translated: MTADENAEIDWGNERLTRAQRAVEANLYDVDSWSLLIREAQTRPINEVRSMYEKLIAAFPTTGRYWKIYIEQEMKARNFERVEKLFQRCLMKILNIELWRLYLNYVKETKCMLPTYKEKMAQAYDFALDKIGLDIHAYPIWNDYVTFLKAVDAVGSYAENQKISAVRKVYQRAVITPIIGIETLWKDYIAFEQGINTIIAERMAMERSREYMNARRVAKELETVTRGLNRNMPATPPTADREEMKQVELWKKYITWERSNPLRSEDTALVARRVMFAIEQCLLCLAHHPDVWHQAAQFLDHSAKLLQEKGDSNAARLFSDEAAAVYERATSGPLKQSTLLHFAHADYEESRLHYNKVHQVYTRYLDMEDIEPTLAYVQYMKFARRAEGIKSARTVFKRAREDPRSQYHVFVAAALMEYYCSKDKNIAFRIFELGLKKFSHCPEYVLCYIDYLSHLNEDNNTRVLFERVLSSGSLKPESSVDIWNRFLEFESNIGDLVSIVKVEKRRQAVLEKIKEFEGKETAQLVDRYKFLDLYPCSIAELKSIGYTEVASMSNKSWALGGPLAGISPELAAVILGQKDNDPNKDIARPDTSQMIPYKPKANPLPGEHPISGGTFPMPPAAAHLCTLMPPPASFRGPFVAVDRLIQLFNRISLPDKPPPPSQENGCDTKLFDLARSVHWIVDDDGISTNNKTRRRKAGEDSDDDDLGVAPPLNDIYRQRQQKRVK